In Streptomyces sp. NBC_01551, one DNA window encodes the following:
- a CDS encoding DUF485 domain-containing protein, with protein MTTEAAPPPGSAGTSVASPAAEEFVSVQQSAEFAGLRTAHRSFAFPLTVAFIAWYLLYVLLSSYAGDFMGTKLFGNINVALALGLAQFATTFLIAWLYARHAAAKLDPKAEAIKKRMEAGA; from the coding sequence GTGACCACCGAAGCAGCGCCGCCTCCGGGCAGCGCGGGAACATCCGTGGCGAGCCCCGCGGCCGAAGAGTTCGTGAGCGTCCAGCAGAGCGCCGAATTCGCCGGGCTGCGCACCGCCCACCGCTCGTTCGCCTTCCCGCTCACCGTGGCCTTCATCGCCTGGTACCTGCTCTACGTCCTGCTGTCCAGCTACGCGGGCGACTTCATGGGGACCAAGCTCTTCGGCAACATCAACGTCGCCCTCGCGCTCGGCCTCGCCCAGTTCGCGACGACGTTCCTGATCGCCTGGCTGTACGCGCGGCACGCCGCCGCCAAGCTCGACCCCAAGGCGGAGGCCATCAAGAAGCGCATGGAGGCCGGAGCATGA
- the moaA gene encoding GTP 3',8-cyclase MoaA — translation MLLDTYGRVATDLRVSLTDRCNLRCTYCMPEEGLQWLGKSDLLSDEEIVRLIRIAVTRLGITEVRFTGGEPLLRPGLVGIVEQCAALEPRPKMSLTTNGIGLKRTAQALKAAGLDRVNVSLDTLRPEVFKTLTRRDRHHDVVDGMAAARDAGLTPVKVNAVLMPGLNDDEAPDLLAWAVENEYELRFIEQMPLDAQHGWKRDGMITAGDILQSLRTRFTLTEEGAEERGSAPAERWLVDGGPATVGVIASVTRPFCSACDRTRLTADGQVRTCLFATEESDLRGALRSGAPDEEIARLWKVAMWGKKAGSGLDDPSFLQPDRPMSAIGG, via the coding sequence GTGCTTCTCGACACGTACGGGCGCGTGGCCACTGACCTGCGCGTCTCACTCACCGACCGGTGCAATCTGCGCTGTACGTACTGCATGCCCGAGGAGGGTCTGCAGTGGCTCGGCAAGTCCGACCTGCTGAGCGACGAGGAGATCGTCCGGCTGATCCGCATCGCCGTCACCCGACTCGGGATCACCGAGGTCCGCTTCACCGGCGGCGAGCCGCTGCTGCGCCCCGGCCTCGTCGGGATAGTCGAGCAGTGCGCGGCCCTGGAGCCCCGCCCGAAGATGTCGCTCACCACCAACGGCATCGGCCTCAAGCGCACCGCACAGGCGCTCAAGGCCGCCGGCCTGGACCGGGTGAACGTTTCCCTGGACACCCTGCGGCCCGAGGTCTTCAAGACCCTCACCCGCCGCGACCGCCACCACGACGTCGTCGACGGCATGGCCGCGGCCCGCGACGCCGGCCTGACCCCGGTCAAGGTCAACGCCGTCCTGATGCCGGGGCTCAACGACGACGAGGCCCCCGACCTGCTCGCCTGGGCCGTGGAGAACGAGTACGAGCTCCGCTTCATCGAGCAGATGCCCCTCGACGCCCAGCACGGCTGGAAGCGCGACGGCATGATCACCGCCGGGGACATCCTGCAGTCCCTGCGCACCCGCTTCACGCTCACCGAGGAAGGCGCCGAGGAACGCGGCTCCGCCCCCGCCGAGCGCTGGCTCGTCGACGGCGGCCCGGCCACCGTCGGCGTCATCGCCTCCGTCACCCGCCCGTTCTGCTCCGCCTGCGACCGCACCCGGCTCACGGCCGACGGCCAGGTCCGTACGTGCCTCTTCGCCACCGAGGAGTCGGACCTGCGCGGCGCCCTGCGCTCGGGGGCCCCGGACGAGGAGATCGCCCGGCTGTGGAAGGTGGCCATGTGGGGCAAGAAGGCCGGGTCCGGCCTCGACGACCCGTCCTTCCTGCAGCCCGACCGCCCGATGTCGGCGATCGGCGGATAG
- the fabG gene encoding 3-oxoacyl-[acyl-carrier-protein] reductase, which produces MSRSVLVTGGNRGIGLAIARAFAEAGDKVAITYRSGEPPQELTERGVLAVRCDITDSEQVEQAYKEIEDKHGAVEVLVANAGITKDTLLMRMSEEDFASVVDTNLTGTFRVVKRANRGMLRAKKGRVVLISSVVGLLGAGGQSNYAASKAALVGFARSLARELGSRNITFNVVAPGFVDTDMTKVLTDEQRAAIVAQVPLARYAQPEEIAAAVSFLASDDAAYITGAVIPVDGGLGMGH; this is translated from the coding sequence TTGAGCCGCTCGGTTCTCGTCACCGGAGGAAACCGGGGCATCGGCCTCGCCATCGCCCGAGCCTTCGCGGAGGCCGGAGACAAGGTCGCGATCACGTACCGGTCCGGCGAGCCGCCGCAGGAGCTCACCGAGCGCGGTGTGCTGGCCGTCCGCTGCGACATCACGGACTCCGAGCAGGTGGAGCAGGCCTACAAGGAGATCGAGGACAAGCACGGAGCGGTGGAGGTGCTGGTGGCCAACGCCGGCATCACCAAGGACACGCTGCTGATGCGCATGTCCGAGGAGGACTTCGCGTCGGTCGTCGACACCAACCTCACCGGCACCTTCCGGGTGGTCAAGCGCGCGAACCGCGGCATGCTCCGTGCCAAGAAGGGCCGCGTCGTCCTGATCTCCTCGGTCGTCGGCCTGCTGGGCGCGGGCGGCCAGTCCAACTACGCCGCCTCCAAGGCGGCGCTGGTCGGCTTCGCCCGTTCGCTGGCCCGTGAGCTGGGCTCCCGCAACATCACGTTCAACGTGGTCGCCCCCGGGTTCGTGGACACCGACATGACGAAGGTGCTCACCGACGAGCAGCGTGCGGCCATCGTGGCCCAGGTGCCGCTGGCCCGTTACGCGCAGCCCGAGGAGATCGCGGCAGCCGTGAGCTTCCTGGCGTCCGACGACGCCGCGTACATCACCGGAGCCGTCATTCCCGTTGACGGCGGATTGGGCATGGGTCACTGA
- a CDS encoding cation acetate symporter codes for MSASLTPLHFTTAAGATEHRPLIITLFGLFVVATLIITVWAGRQTKGAADFYAGGRQFTGFQNGLAISGDYMSAASFLGIAGAIALFGYDGFLYSIGFLVAWLVALLLVAEPLRNSGRYTMGDVLAYRMRQRPVRTAAGTSTIVVSIFYLLAQMAGAGVLVSLLLGITSDSGKVAIVALVGLLMILYVTIGGMKGTTWVQMVKAVLLIAGALLITFLVLVKFNFNVSDLLGKAAENSGQGTKFLEPGLKYGKDPTTKLDFISLGLALVLGTAGLPHILIRFYTVPTAQAARKSVLWAIGIIGGFYLMTIALGFGAAALLNRDEIIKSNKAGNTAAPLLAQAVGGGADSTGGAILLAVISAVAFATILAVVAGLTLASSSSFAHDIYVNVIRKGQATEKEEVRAARWSTVVIGAVAIGLGALARDLNVAGLVALAFAVAASANLPTILYSLFWKRFTTQGALWSIYGGLVSSVVLVLFSPVVSGKPTSMFKDADFYWFPLENPGIISIPLGFLLGWLGTVLSKEKADPEKFAELEVRSLTGTGAH; via the coding sequence ATGAGCGCCTCCCTCACCCCCCTGCACTTCACGACGGCCGCCGGGGCCACCGAGCACCGGCCGCTGATCATCACCCTGTTCGGGCTCTTCGTCGTCGCCACCCTGATCATCACGGTCTGGGCCGGCCGCCAGACCAAGGGCGCCGCCGACTTCTACGCGGGCGGCCGCCAGTTCACCGGCTTCCAGAACGGCCTCGCCATCTCCGGCGACTACATGTCCGCCGCGTCCTTCCTCGGCATCGCCGGAGCCATCGCCCTGTTCGGGTACGACGGCTTCCTCTACTCCATCGGCTTCCTCGTGGCCTGGCTGGTCGCCCTGCTGCTCGTGGCCGAGCCGCTGCGCAACTCCGGCCGCTACACGATGGGCGACGTCCTCGCGTACCGGATGCGCCAGCGGCCCGTCCGCACCGCCGCGGGCACCTCCACCATCGTGGTCTCGATCTTCTACCTGCTCGCCCAGATGGCCGGCGCCGGCGTGCTCGTCTCGCTGCTCCTCGGCATCACCAGCGACAGCGGCAAGGTGGCCATCGTCGCCCTGGTCGGCCTTCTGATGATCCTCTACGTGACCATCGGCGGCATGAAGGGCACCACCTGGGTCCAGATGGTCAAGGCCGTCCTGCTCATCGCGGGCGCCCTGCTGATCACCTTCCTGGTGCTGGTGAAGTTCAACTTCAACGTCTCCGACCTGCTGGGCAAGGCAGCCGAGAACAGCGGCCAGGGGACCAAGTTCCTGGAGCCCGGTCTCAAGTACGGCAAGGACCCCACGACCAAGCTCGACTTCATCTCGCTCGGCCTCGCCCTGGTCCTCGGCACCGCCGGCCTGCCGCACATCCTGATCCGCTTCTACACGGTGCCCACCGCGCAGGCCGCCCGTAAGTCCGTCCTGTGGGCCATCGGCATCATCGGCGGCTTCTACCTGATGACGATCGCCCTCGGCTTCGGCGCCGCGGCGCTGCTCAACCGCGACGAGATCATCAAGTCCAACAAGGCGGGCAACACCGCCGCCCCGCTGCTCGCCCAGGCCGTCGGCGGCGGCGCCGACTCCACCGGTGGTGCGATCCTGCTCGCCGTCATCTCCGCCGTCGCCTTCGCCACCATCCTCGCGGTGGTAGCGGGCCTGACGCTGGCCTCGTCCTCCTCCTTCGCGCACGACATCTACGTGAACGTGATCCGCAAGGGACAGGCCACCGAGAAGGAGGAGGTCCGGGCCGCCCGCTGGTCCACCGTGGTCATCGGCGCCGTCGCCATCGGCCTCGGGGCCCTCGCCCGCGACCTGAACGTGGCAGGCCTCGTCGCCCTCGCCTTCGCGGTCGCCGCCTCCGCCAACCTGCCGACGATCCTCTACAGCCTGTTCTGGAAGCGCTTCACCACCCAGGGCGCCCTGTGGTCCATCTACGGCGGCCTGGTCTCCTCGGTCGTCCTGGTGCTGTTCTCCCCGGTCGTCTCCGGGAAGCCCACCTCGATGTTCAAGGACGCCGACTTCTACTGGTTCCCGCTGGAGAACCCCGGGATCATCTCCATCCCGCTCGGCTTCCTCCTCGGCTGGCTGGGCACCGTCCTGTCGAAGGAGAAGGCCGACCCCGAGAAGTTCGCGGAGCTGGAGGTCCGCTCCCTCACGGGAACCGGCGCCCACTGA
- a CDS encoding metallopeptidase TldD-related protein, producing the protein MSALSNGRTKPHEIVERALELSTADGCVVIADEESTANLRWAGNALTTNGVTRGRTLTVIATVDGKEGTASGVVSRAAVTAADLEPLVRAAEAAARGAGPAEDARPLVTGTPASPDFADAPAETSSAVFADFAPALGEAFARARAGGRELYGFANHELVSTYVGTSTGLRLRHDQPNGTLELNAKSPDRQRSAWAGRATRDFKDVDPTALDAELAVRLGWAQRKIDLPAGRYETLLPPTAVADLLIYQMWSAAARDATEGRTVFSKPGGGTRLGEKLSELPLTLRSDPNAAGLESAPFVIAHSSGDDASVFDNGLPVPATEWILDGELNRLTTTRHSAHLTGMPLSPGFGNLILDAGGEKSLEEMVASTERGLLLTCLWYIREVDPATLLLTGLTRDGVYLVENGQVVGEVNNFRFNESPVDLLSRASEAGRTEKTLPREWSDWFTRTAMPALRIPDFNMSSVSRGV; encoded by the coding sequence ATGAGCGCGCTTTCCAACGGACGTACGAAGCCCCACGAGATCGTCGAGCGGGCACTGGAGCTGTCCACCGCCGACGGCTGTGTCGTCATCGCCGACGAGGAGTCGACGGCGAACCTGCGCTGGGCGGGCAACGCCCTGACGACCAACGGTGTCACCCGCGGCCGCACCCTGACCGTGATCGCCACCGTCGACGGCAAGGAGGGCACGGCCTCGGGGGTCGTGTCGCGCGCCGCCGTCACCGCCGCCGACCTGGAACCGCTGGTACGGGCCGCCGAGGCGGCCGCGCGCGGGGCCGGCCCGGCGGAGGACGCCCGGCCGCTGGTCACCGGGACCCCCGCCTCCCCGGACTTCGCGGACGCCCCGGCCGAGACCTCCTCGGCGGTGTTCGCGGACTTCGCCCCGGCTCTCGGCGAGGCCTTCGCCCGGGCCCGGGCGGGCGGGCGGGAACTGTACGGCTTCGCCAACCACGAGCTGGTCTCCACGTACGTCGGCACCTCGACGGGGCTGCGGCTGCGCCACGACCAGCCCAACGGCACGCTGGAGCTCAACGCGAAGTCCCCCGACCGGCAGCGCTCGGCCTGGGCCGGCCGCGCCACCCGGGACTTCAAGGACGTGGACCCGACCGCGCTGGACGCGGAGCTCGCCGTACGCCTGGGCTGGGCGCAGCGGAAGATCGACCTGCCCGCCGGGCGGTACGAGACCCTGCTGCCGCCGACGGCCGTGGCCGACCTCCTCATCTACCAGATGTGGTCGGCGGCGGCCCGGGACGCGACCGAGGGCCGGACCGTCTTCTCCAAGCCCGGCGGCGGCACCCGGCTCGGCGAGAAGCTCTCCGAGCTGCCGCTGACCCTGCGCAGCGACCCGAACGCCGCGGGGCTCGAGTCCGCGCCGTTCGTGATCGCGCACAGCTCCGGCGACGACGCCTCGGTCTTCGACAACGGCCTCCCGGTCCCCGCGACCGAGTGGATCCTGGACGGCGAGCTGAACCGGCTGACCACGACCCGGCACAGCGCGCACCTGACGGGGATGCCGCTCTCCCCCGGCTTCGGCAACCTGATCCTGGACGCCGGCGGCGAGAAGTCGCTGGAGGAGATGGTGGCCTCCACCGAGCGGGGTCTGCTGCTGACCTGCCTCTGGTACATCCGCGAGGTGGACCCTGCGACGCTGCTTCTCACGGGCCTGACCCGGGACGGCGTCTACCTGGTGGAGAACGGGCAGGTCGTCGGCGAGGTCAACAACTTCCGGTTCAACGAGTCCCCGGTGGACCTGCTCTCGCGGGCCTCGGAGGCCGGCCGGACCGAGAAGACCCTGCCGCGCGAGTGGAGCGACTGGTTCACCCGGACCGCGATGCCGGCCCTGCGGATCCCGGACTTCAACATGAGCTCGGTCAGCCGAGGGGTCTGA
- the tyrS gene encoding tyrosine--tRNA ligase has translation MTDIVDELKWRGLFALSTDEEALRKAFADGPVTFYCGFDPTAASLHVGHLVQVLTVRRLQQAGHRPLALVGGATGQIGDPRPTAERTLNDPETVANWVNRLRSQIEPFLSFEGENAAVMVNNLDWTAGLSAIEFLRDIGKHFRVNKMLTKDSVARRLESDQGISYTEFSYQLLQGMDFLELYRRYGCTLQQGGSDQWGNLTAGLDLIHRLEPHANVHAMATPLMVKADGTKFGKSESGAVWLDPEMTTPYAFYQFWLNVDDRDISTYMRILSFRSREELEELEAQTAERPQARAAQRALAEELTTLVHGAGQCAAVIAASKALFGQGDLAELDEATLAAALSELPHAKVAEAGLVVDLLAETGLVASKSAARRTVKEGGAYVNNAKVTAEDAVPAKEDLLHGRWLVLRRGKKNLAAVEVTG, from the coding sequence GTGACGGACATCGTCGACGAACTGAAGTGGCGCGGGCTCTTCGCCCTGTCCACCGACGAAGAAGCGCTGCGCAAGGCGTTCGCGGACGGTCCTGTCACCTTCTATTGCGGGTTCGACCCGACCGCCGCCTCGCTGCACGTCGGCCACCTGGTGCAGGTGCTCACCGTGCGCCGGCTCCAGCAGGCCGGGCACCGGCCGCTGGCCCTGGTCGGCGGGGCCACGGGCCAGATCGGTGACCCGCGGCCCACCGCCGAGCGCACCCTGAACGACCCGGAGACGGTCGCGAACTGGGTGAACCGGCTGCGTTCGCAGATCGAGCCGTTCCTGTCCTTCGAGGGCGAGAACGCGGCGGTCATGGTGAACAACCTGGACTGGACGGCGGGCCTGTCCGCCATCGAGTTCCTGCGGGACATCGGCAAGCACTTCCGGGTCAACAAGATGCTGACGAAGGACTCCGTCGCCCGCCGGCTGGAGTCCGACCAGGGCATCAGCTACACGGAGTTCAGCTACCAGCTGCTCCAGGGCATGGACTTCCTGGAGCTGTACCGCCGCTACGGCTGCACCCTCCAGCAGGGCGGGTCCGACCAGTGGGGCAACCTCACGGCCGGTCTCGACCTGATCCACCGCCTGGAGCCGCACGCGAACGTGCACGCCATGGCGACCCCGCTGATGGTCAAGGCGGACGGCACCAAGTTCGGCAAGTCCGAGAGCGGGGCCGTCTGGCTGGACCCGGAGATGACCACGCCGTACGCGTTCTACCAGTTCTGGCTGAACGTGGACGACCGGGACATCTCCACCTACATGCGGATCCTCTCCTTCAGGTCCCGCGAGGAGCTGGAGGAGCTGGAGGCGCAGACCGCCGAGCGGCCGCAGGCGCGCGCCGCCCAGCGCGCGCTCGCGGAGGAGCTGACCACGCTGGTGCACGGCGCCGGCCAGTGCGCCGCCGTGATCGCCGCGTCGAAGGCGCTGTTCGGCCAGGGCGACCTGGCCGAGCTGGACGAGGCCACGCTCGCCGCGGCCCTGTCCGAGCTGCCGCACGCCAAGGTCGCCGAGGCGGGCCTGGTCGTGGACCTGCTCGCGGAGACCGGGCTGGTCGCCAGCAAGTCGGCCGCCCGCCGGACCGTGAAGGAGGGCGGTGCCTACGTGAACAACGCGAAGGTCACCGCCGAGGACGCGGTGCCCGCCAAGGAGGACCTGCTGCACGGGCGCTGGCTGGTGCTGCGCCGCGGCAAGAAGAACCTGGCGGCGGTCGAGGTCACCGGCTGA
- a CDS encoding DUF3099 domain-containing protein — protein MGLAEDVRGRQRRYVISMTIRTLSVIATVLLWNVERHVAIVTLIAGALLPYVAVVIANAGRESTPSLPSHFIPAPVHPALGPGNLKKSSDQS, from the coding sequence ATGGGTCTCGCGGAGGACGTCCGCGGACGGCAGCGCCGGTACGTGATCTCGATGACGATCAGAACACTGTCGGTCATCGCAACGGTGCTCCTGTGGAACGTGGAACGTCATGTGGCGATCGTGACGCTCATCGCGGGGGCCTTGCTGCCCTACGTGGCCGTGGTCATCGCCAACGCGGGGCGCGAGTCGACGCCCTCGCTGCCCTCGCACTTCATCCCCGCCCCTGTGCACCCCGCACTGGGCCCGGGAAACCTCAAGAAAAGCTCAGATCAATCATGA
- a CDS encoding GlsB/YeaQ/YmgE family stress response membrane protein, translating to MEWLWAIIVGFVLGLIARAILPGKQHQPLWLTTLFGIVGALLGNAVSRWIGVEDTKGIDWIRHLLQLAGAVLIVGLGDMAYMALWGKKRTA from the coding sequence ATGGAATGGTTGTGGGCGATCATCGTCGGATTCGTGCTGGGCCTGATAGCCCGGGCCATCCTGCCGGGCAAGCAGCACCAGCCGCTCTGGCTGACGACGCTGTTCGGCATCGTCGGCGCCCTTCTCGGCAACGCGGTCTCGCGGTGGATCGGCGTGGAGGACACCAAGGGCATCGACTGGATCCGGCACTTGCTGCAGCTCGCCGGTGCCGTCCTGATCGTCGGGCTGGGCGACATGGCGTACATGGCCCTGTGGGGCAAGAAGCGGACGGCGTAG
- a CDS encoding TldD/PmbA family protein, with protein MPHSIDAAFTALPLRALADAALARARALGADHADFRLERIRSASWRLRDAKPSGGSDTTDLGYAVRVVHGGSWGFASGVDLTMDGAAKVASQAVAMAKLSAQVIKAAGSDERVELADEPVHADKTWISAYDVNPFEVPDAEKAALLADWSSRLLAADGVAHVDASLLAVHENKFYADTAGTVTTQQRVRIHPQLTAVAVDATTGEFDSMRTVAPPAGRGWEYLTGTGWDWNAELEQMPVLLAEKMRAPSVEAGRYDLVVDPSNLWLTIHESIGHATELDRALGYEAAYAGTSFATFDQLGTLKYGSPIMNVTGDRTAPHGLATIGYDDEGVEAQSWDLVKDGTLTGYQTDRRIAKLTGLGRSNGCAYADSPGHVPVQRMANVSLQPDPGGLSTEDLIGGVERGIYVVGDRSWSIDMQRYNFQFTQQRAYRIENGRLAGQLRDVAYQATTTDFWGSMEKVGGPQTYVLGGAFNCGKAQPGQVAAVSHGCPSALFRDVNILNTTQEAGR; from the coding sequence GTGCCCCATTCCATCGACGCGGCCTTCACCGCGCTGCCCTTGCGGGCGCTCGCCGACGCGGCGCTCGCGCGGGCCCGTGCGCTGGGCGCCGACCATGCCGATTTCCGGCTGGAGCGGATCCGTAGCGCCTCCTGGCGGCTGCGCGACGCCAAGCCGTCCGGGGGGTCGGACACCACCGACCTCGGTTACGCGGTCCGGGTGGTGCACGGAGGCAGCTGGGGGTTCGCCTCCGGCGTGGACCTCACGATGGACGGCGCCGCCAAGGTGGCCTCGCAGGCCGTGGCCATGGCGAAGCTCTCCGCCCAGGTGATCAAGGCGGCCGGCTCGGACGAGCGCGTGGAGCTCGCCGACGAGCCGGTGCACGCCGACAAGACGTGGATCTCCGCCTACGACGTGAACCCGTTCGAGGTTCCCGACGCGGAGAAGGCGGCGCTGCTCGCCGACTGGAGCTCCCGGCTGCTGGCGGCCGACGGAGTGGCGCACGTGGACGCCTCCCTGCTCGCCGTCCACGAGAACAAGTTCTACGCCGACACCGCGGGCACCGTGACCACCCAGCAGCGGGTCCGGATCCACCCGCAGCTCACCGCCGTCGCCGTGGACGCCACCACCGGCGAGTTCGACTCTATGCGCACCGTCGCCCCGCCGGCCGGCCGCGGCTGGGAGTACCTGACGGGCACCGGCTGGGACTGGAACGCCGAGCTGGAGCAGATGCCCGTACTGCTCGCCGAGAAGATGCGGGCGCCGAGCGTCGAGGCCGGGCGCTACGACCTGGTGGTGGACCCGTCCAACCTGTGGCTCACCATCCACGAGTCCATCGGCCACGCCACCGAGCTGGACCGGGCGCTGGGCTACGAGGCGGCGTACGCGGGCACCTCCTTCGCCACCTTCGACCAGCTGGGCACGCTCAAGTACGGCTCCCCGATCATGAACGTGACGGGTGACCGCACGGCGCCTCACGGACTGGCCACCATCGGGTACGACGACGAGGGCGTCGAGGCGCAGAGCTGGGACCTGGTCAAGGACGGCACCCTGACGGGCTACCAGACGGACCGCCGGATCGCGAAGCTGACCGGCCTGGGCCGCTCCAACGGCTGCGCGTACGCCGACTCCCCCGGGCACGTCCCGGTGCAGCGGATGGCGAACGTCTCCCTCCAGCCGGACCCGGGCGGGCTGTCCACGGAGGACCTGATCGGCGGGGTGGAGCGCGGGATCTACGTGGTCGGCGACCGCTCCTGGTCGATCGACATGCAGCGCTACAACTTCCAGTTCACGCAGCAGAGGGCGTACAGGATCGAGAACGGCCGGCTGGCCGGGCAGCTGCGCGACGTCGCGTACCAGGCGACGACCACCGACTTCTGGGGCTCGATGGAGAAGGTCGGCGGCCCGCAGACGTACGTGCTGGGCGGCGCCTTCAACTGCGGGAAGGCCCAGCCGGGCCAGGTCGCGGCGGTCTCCCACGGCTGCCCGTCCGCGCTGTTCCGCGACGTGAACATCTTGAACACCACGCAGGAGGCCGGCCGATGA